One segment of Massilia sp. Se16.2.3 DNA contains the following:
- a CDS encoding GNAT family N-acetyltransferase: MKKTPSIEWQWCSFADLSGAQLYEVLAQRQQVFILEQQCLYPDIDGYDLDAHHLLGWRDIGGRRVLVAYLRCLAPGAKYTEMSLGRVLTTNDARGSGAGRELLAHGIQYAEQLHPGHRIRIGAQQYLEAFYQSFGFETVSAPYDEDGIMHIDMLR; the protein is encoded by the coding sequence ATGAAAAAAACACCTTCGATCGAATGGCAGTGGTGCAGCTTCGCCGACCTCTCCGGCGCGCAGCTGTATGAAGTGCTGGCCCAGCGCCAGCAAGTGTTCATCCTCGAACAGCAATGCCTGTACCCGGACATCGACGGCTACGACCTCGATGCGCACCACCTGCTGGGCTGGCGCGACATCGGCGGACGGCGCGTGCTGGTCGCCTACCTGCGCTGCCTGGCGCCGGGCGCGAAATACACGGAAATGTCGCTGGGACGGGTGCTGACGACGAACGACGCGCGCGGCAGCGGCGCCGGACGCGAACTGCTGGCGCACGGCATCCAGTACGCCGAGCAGCTGCATCCGGGCCACCGCATCCGCATCGGCGCCCAGCAGTACCTGGAAGCGTTTTACCAGAGCTTCGGCTTCGAGACCGTCTCTGCGCCCTACGACGAAGACGGCATCATGCATATCGATATGCTGCGTTGA
- a CDS encoding MFS family transporter, with protein MAEHLTPNDIQQLTPRQRIYAIVGASSGNLVEWFDFYIYSFCALYFSSAFFPSGNPTTQLLNTAGIFAAGFLMRPVGGWLFGRVADRYGRRNAMMISVLMMCGGSLMIAVLPTYAQIGTAAPALLLLARLFQGLSVGGEYGTSATYMSEVAEPGRRGFFASFQYVTLIGGQLLALLVLVILQQLFTEAELKAWGWRIPFVLGACAALVSLYLRRSLAETTNAAERQSKEAGSVAALLKHHRRAFITVLGFTAGGSLIFYTFTTYMQKYLVNTAGMSAKTASAVMTGALLVYMALQPVFGALSDRIGRRTSMMWFGALAAIFTVPIMSALARVDSPFMAGVMIVCALTIVSLYSSIGGLIKAEMFPVEVRALGVGLSYAVANAVFGGSAEYVALWFKQGGMETDFYWYVSIMCALAFVVAWKMPDPTKAGLLK; from the coding sequence ATGGCGGAACACCTTACCCCGAACGACATCCAGCAACTGACCCCGCGCCAGCGTATCTATGCGATCGTCGGCGCCTCCTCAGGCAACCTGGTCGAGTGGTTCGATTTTTATATCTATTCGTTTTGCGCCCTGTACTTTTCCTCGGCTTTCTTCCCATCCGGTAACCCGACGACCCAGTTGCTGAACACGGCCGGCATCTTCGCAGCCGGCTTCCTGATGCGGCCGGTCGGCGGCTGGCTGTTCGGGCGCGTCGCCGACCGTTATGGCCGCCGCAACGCGATGATGATCTCGGTGCTCATGATGTGCGGCGGCTCGTTGATGATCGCGGTGCTGCCGACCTATGCGCAGATCGGTACGGCGGCGCCGGCCCTGCTGCTGCTGGCGCGCCTGTTCCAGGGCCTGTCGGTGGGCGGAGAATATGGCACCAGCGCCACCTACATGAGCGAGGTGGCGGAACCCGGCCGGCGCGGCTTCTTCGCCTCGTTCCAGTACGTCACCCTGATCGGCGGCCAGCTGCTGGCCCTGCTGGTGCTGGTGATCCTGCAGCAGCTGTTCACGGAAGCGGAACTGAAGGCCTGGGGCTGGCGCATTCCCTTCGTGCTCGGCGCCTGCGCGGCGCTGGTCTCGCTCTACCTGCGCCGCTCGCTGGCCGAGACGACCAACGCGGCCGAGCGCCAGAGCAAGGAAGCGGGCAGCGTCGCGGCGCTGTTGAAGCACCATCGGCGCGCCTTCATCACCGTGCTCGGCTTTACTGCCGGCGGCTCATTGATCTTTTATACCTTCACCACCTACATGCAGAAATACCTGGTCAACACGGCCGGCATGAGCGCCAAGACGGCCAGCGCCGTGATGACGGGCGCGCTGCTCGTCTACATGGCGCTGCAGCCGGTGTTCGGCGCGCTGTCCGACCGCATCGGCCGCCGTACCTCGATGATGTGGTTCGGCGCGCTGGCCGCGATTTTCACGGTACCGATCATGAGCGCGCTGGCGCGCGTCGACAGCCCTTTCATGGCCGGGGTCATGATCGTGTGCGCGCTGACCATCGTCAGCCTGTACAGCTCGATCGGCGGCCTGATCAAGGCCGAGATGTTCCCGGTCGAAGTGCGCGCCCTCGGCGTCGGCCTGTCCTATGCGGTGGCCAACGCGGTGTTCGGCGGCTCGGCCGAATACGTGGCACTATGGTTCAAGCAGGGCGGCATGGAGACCGACTTTTACTGGTACGTGAGCATCATGTGCGCGCTCGCCTTCGTCGTCGCCTGGAAGATGCCGGACCCGACCAAGGCGGGGCTGCTGAAATAA
- a CDS encoding FKBP-type peptidyl-prolyl cis-trans isomerase, protein MRFTSSLTALACAAALTLTACGGGGGDTSAPPVAVSSPAALSMTDTVTGTGATAASGRRVTVNYTGWLYSATAADHKGTQFESSSFAFTLGQGQVIAGWEQGLPGMRVGGKRTLLIPASLAYGSGGRGPIPPNSGLVFDVELTKVE, encoded by the coding sequence ATGCGCTTTACCTCTTCCTTGACCGCGCTCGCCTGCGCCGCCGCACTGACCCTTACCGCCTGCGGCGGTGGCGGCGGTGACACCAGCGCGCCGCCCGTGGCGGTCAGCAGCCCGGCCGCGCTGAGCATGACCGATACCGTCACCGGCACCGGTGCCACTGCCGCCAGCGGCCGCAGGGTCACCGTCAACTACACCGGCTGGCTCTACAGCGCCACCGCGGCCGACCATAAGGGAACCCAGTTCGAGAGCAGCAGCTTTGCTTTCACGCTGGGCCAGGGGCAAGTCATCGCCGGTTGGGAGCAGGGTTTGCCAGGCATGCGCGTCGGCGGCAAGCGCACCCTGTTGATCCCGGCCAGCCTTGCCTACGGCAGCGGCGGCCGCGGCCCGATTCCACCAAATAGCGGCCTCGTGTTCGACGTCGAACTGACGAAGGTCGAGTAA
- a CDS encoding potassium transporter Kup, translated as MTSQNNKSSLAALTLAAVGIVYGDIGTSPLYTLKTIFDPTHGLALTTSNLLGIISLIFWGLTLIVSLKYVTLVLRADNRGEGGIMALMALALNSVTRASRWYYPLMVVGVFGATMFYGDSVITPAISVLSAIEGLEVATPALSHYVVPLAVIVLVGLYSLQRHGTAGIGRWFGPVMILWFATLAIMGVINIAKAPEILGALNPLHAARFVAENQFIAFVALGAVVLALTGAEALYADMGHFGKKPIRFAWFLIVFPALALNYLGQGSLLITDPSAIDNPFFHQLGTWSVYPLVVLSTMAAVIASQATISGTYSMTKQAIMLGLLPRMRILHTSESEIGQIYIPAVNWLQLIVVLIAVIGFGNSESLAGAYGIAVTATMFATTLLTFFVTRYRWKLPLVVCLGATGFFMLMDIALFSASTLKLFHGGWFPLLLGAILLTGMLTWKRGRELVFENLEKHAIPLDAFLQSLFVAPPTRVPGTAIFLRGESDGVPHALLHNLSHNKVLHERVVFLTVHIREEPWVLPAEQVQVVELGHNCYQLNVHYGFKDEPHIPGIMAQCATLGLPFEMMETSFFIARQTVISTPGRGMAPWREHLFVTMSRNARGAADYYQIPTNRVIELGTQVEI; from the coding sequence TTGACGTCGCAAAATAACAAAAGCAGCCTGGCGGCATTGACGCTGGCTGCCGTTGGCATCGTCTACGGCGATATCGGTACCAGTCCGCTGTACACCCTCAAGACCATCTTCGACCCGACCCACGGCCTCGCGCTCACCACCTCCAACCTGCTCGGCATCATTTCCCTGATCTTCTGGGGACTGACCCTGATCGTTTCGCTGAAATACGTCACGCTGGTGCTGCGCGCCGATAACCGCGGCGAGGGCGGCATCATGGCGCTGATGGCGCTGGCCCTCAATTCCGTGACCCGCGCGTCGCGCTGGTACTATCCGCTGATGGTGGTCGGCGTGTTCGGCGCCACCATGTTCTATGGCGACAGCGTGATTACCCCGGCCATTTCGGTCCTGAGCGCGATCGAAGGCCTGGAGGTGGCGACCCCGGCGTTGTCGCACTATGTCGTGCCGCTGGCGGTGATCGTGCTGGTCGGCCTGTACAGCCTGCAGCGCCACGGCACGGCGGGTATTGGACGCTGGTTCGGTCCGGTCATGATCCTGTGGTTCGCGACGCTGGCGATCATGGGTGTGATCAATATTGCCAAGGCACCCGAGATCCTTGGCGCCCTCAATCCGCTGCACGCGGCGCGCTTCGTTGCGGAAAACCAGTTCATCGCCTTTGTCGCGCTGGGCGCCGTCGTGCTGGCCCTGACCGGGGCCGAAGCGCTGTATGCCGACATGGGCCACTTCGGCAAGAAACCGATCCGCTTCGCCTGGTTCCTGATCGTGTTTCCGGCCCTGGCGCTGAACTACCTGGGCCAGGGCAGTCTCCTGATCACCGACCCGAGCGCGATCGATAACCCCTTCTTCCACCAGCTGGGGACCTGGAGCGTGTATCCACTGGTCGTGCTGTCGACCATGGCGGCCGTGATCGCGTCGCAGGCGACGATTTCCGGCACCTATTCGATGACGAAACAGGCGATCATGCTTGGCCTGCTGCCGCGCATGCGCATCCTGCACACCTCGGAAAGCGAGATCGGCCAGATCTATATCCCGGCCGTGAACTGGCTGCAATTGATCGTGGTATTGATCGCCGTGATCGGCTTCGGCAATTCGGAAAGTCTGGCGGGCGCCTACGGTATCGCCGTCACCGCTACCATGTTCGCTACCACTTTGCTGACCTTCTTCGTCACGCGCTACCGCTGGAAGCTGCCGCTGGTCGTGTGCCTGGGCGCCACCGGCTTTTTCATGTTGATGGATATCGCCCTGTTCTCGGCCAGCACGCTGAAGCTGTTCCACGGCGGCTGGTTCCCTTTATTGCTCGGTGCAATCTTGCTGACTGGCATGCTGACCTGGAAGCGCGGCCGCGAACTCGTGTTCGAGAACCTGGAAAAGCATGCGATCCCGCTCGACGCCTTCCTGCAGTCGCTGTTCGTGGCACCGCCGACGCGGGTGCCGGGCACCGCCATTTTCCTGCGCGGTGAAAGCGATGGCGTGCCGCATGCACTGCTGCACAACCTGTCGCACAACAAGGTGCTGCACGAACGCGTCGTTTTTCTCACCGTGCACATCCGGGAAGAACCCTGGGTACTGCCGGCCGAGCAAGTGCAGGTCGTCGAGCTGGGCCATAACTGCTACCAGTTGAACGTGCACTATGGTTTCAAGGACGAGCCCCATATCCCGGGCATCATGGCGCAATGCGCAACCCTGGGCCTGCCCTTCGAGATGATGGAAACCTCGTTCTTCATCGCCCGCCAGACCGTGATCTCGACGCCGGGCCGGGGCATGGCACCCTGGCGCGAGCACCTGTTCGTGACCATGTCGCGCAACGCGCGCGGCGCGGCCGACTACTACCAGATCCCGACCAACCGCGTCATCGAACTCGGCACCCAAGTCGAAATCTGA
- the rarD gene encoding EamA family transporter RarD → MRTGIVSAALAFLCWGLFPVYFHAIGEVPPLQILAHRMLWSLIFLMIVLAVRRQWRWLEQVRQPRVFWSFVASALLLSINWLIYIWAVNNGHVIEASLGYFINPLVNIMLGYLILKERLRPVQWMAITIAALGVAWLTWQTGSVPWIALFLAASFGGYGLLRKTAALGALEGLSFETMVLFPIAAAYVVWLTYQGDNAFLNTPSDTTRLLLVAAGPITAIPLLLFASGARQIPLSILGLLQYLSPTIQFLLGVMLFKEAFTADRLVGFVLIWAALLLFAGEGLWRSRQAPASAPAPKVS, encoded by the coding sequence ATGCGTACCGGCATCGTTTCCGCCGCCCTGGCCTTCCTGTGCTGGGGTTTGTTTCCCGTTTATTTCCACGCCATCGGCGAAGTGCCGCCGTTGCAGATCCTCGCGCACCGCATGCTGTGGTCGCTGATCTTCCTGATGATCGTACTGGCCGTGCGGCGCCAGTGGCGTTGGCTCGAGCAGGTGCGCCAGCCGCGCGTGTTCTGGAGTTTCGTCGCGTCCGCCTTGCTGCTCAGCATTAACTGGCTGATCTATATCTGGGCGGTCAACAATGGCCACGTGATCGAAGCCAGCCTCGGCTACTTCATCAATCCGCTGGTCAACATCATGCTGGGCTATCTGATCCTGAAGGAACGCCTGCGCCCGGTGCAGTGGATGGCGATCACCATCGCCGCGCTTGGCGTTGCCTGGCTGACCTGGCAAACCGGCAGCGTGCCCTGGATCGCGCTATTCCTGGCGGCTTCCTTCGGCGGCTATGGCTTGCTGCGCAAGACGGCGGCGCTCGGCGCCCTGGAAGGCCTGTCGTTCGAGACGATGGTGCTGTTCCCGATCGCCGCGGCCTATGTCGTCTGGCTGACTTACCAGGGCGACAACGCGTTCCTGAATACGCCTTCCGACACGACCCGCCTGCTGCTGGTCGCCGCCGGCCCGATCACGGCGATCCCGCTGCTGCTGTTCGCCAGCGGCGCGCGCCAGATTCCGCTGTCGATCCTCGGCCTGCTGCAATACCTGTCGCCGACCATCCAGTTCCTGCTGGGCGTGATGCTGTTCAAGGAGGCCTTCACGGCCGACCGCCTGGTGGGTTTCGTGCTGATCTGGGCGGCACTGCTGTTGTTTGCTGGCGAGGGCTTGTGGCGCAGCCGGCAAGCGCCGGCCTCCGCACCTGCCCCGAAAGTTTCATGA
- the ettA gene encoding energy-dependent translational throttle protein EttA yields MANYVYTMNRVGKIVPPKRQILKDISLSFFPGAKIGVLGLNGSGKSTLLKIMAGIDTDIQGEARPMPGLNIGYLPQEPQLDPEKTVRQEVESGLGEAFEAQAKLEAVYAAYAEEDADFDALAKEQERLEAIISSSDGGNLNLQLEMAADALRLPPWDAKIAVLSGGEKRRVALCKLLLSKPDMLLLDEPTNHLDAESVEWLEQFLLRFPGTVVGITHDRYFLDNAAEWILELDRGSGIPWKGNYSSWLDQKQARLKQEEATESARQKALQKELEWSRQNPKARQAKSKARLARFNELSEYEYQKRNETQEIFIPVSERLGNEVIEFKNVSKAFGDRLLIDNLSFTVPPGAIVGIIGPNGAGKSTLFKMIAGKEQPDSGEVVIGKTAKVSLVDQHRDELANNKTVFEDVTGGADMLSVGRFEMPSRAYLGRFNFKGSDQQKVVGNLSGGERGRLHLAKTLLQGGNVLLLDEPSNDLDVETLRALEDALLEFAGSVMVISHDRWFLDRIATHILAFEGNSQVTFFDGNYQEYEADKKKRLGEEGAKPKRIRYKPLTT; encoded by the coding sequence ATGGCCAATTACGTCTATACCATGAATCGCGTGGGCAAAATCGTCCCGCCGAAACGCCAGATCCTGAAGGATATTTCGCTGTCGTTCTTCCCGGGAGCGAAGATCGGCGTGCTGGGCCTGAACGGCTCCGGCAAGTCGACCCTGCTCAAAATCATGGCCGGCATCGACACCGACATCCAGGGCGAAGCGCGCCCGATGCCGGGCCTGAACATCGGCTACCTGCCGCAGGAACCGCAGCTCGACCCGGAAAAGACGGTCCGCCAGGAAGTCGAATCGGGCCTGGGCGAAGCCTTCGAGGCGCAGGCGAAGCTGGAAGCCGTCTACGCCGCGTATGCGGAAGAAGACGCCGACTTCGATGCACTGGCGAAGGAACAGGAACGCCTGGAAGCGATCATTTCGTCCTCCGACGGCGGCAACCTGAACCTGCAACTGGAAATGGCCGCCGACGCCCTGCGCCTGCCACCCTGGGACGCGAAGATCGCCGTGCTGTCCGGTGGCGAAAAGCGCCGTGTGGCGCTGTGCAAATTGCTGCTGTCGAAACCCGACATGCTGCTGCTCGACGAACCCACTAACCACCTGGACGCCGAATCGGTCGAGTGGCTGGAGCAGTTCCTGCTGCGCTTCCCGGGCACCGTGGTCGGCATCACCCACGACCGCTACTTCCTCGACAATGCCGCCGAGTGGATCCTGGAACTGGACCGCGGTTCAGGCATTCCATGGAAGGGTAATTACTCTTCCTGGCTGGACCAGAAGCAGGCACGTTTAAAACAGGAAGAAGCGACCGAATCGGCACGCCAGAAAGCGCTGCAGAAGGAACTCGAATGGTCACGCCAGAATCCGAAGGCACGGCAAGCCAAGTCGAAGGCCCGCCTGGCGCGCTTCAACGAACTGTCCGAATACGAATACCAGAAGCGCAACGAGACGCAAGAGATCTTCATTCCCGTGTCCGAGCGCCTGGGCAACGAAGTCATCGAGTTCAAGAACGTCTCGAAAGCCTTCGGCGACCGCCTCTTGATCGACAACCTGTCGTTCACGGTGCCGCCAGGCGCGATCGTTGGCATCATCGGCCCGAACGGTGCCGGTAAATCGACCCTGTTCAAGATGATTGCCGGTAAAGAGCAGCCGGACAGCGGCGAAGTCGTGATCGGCAAGACTGCGAAGGTCTCGCTGGTCGACCAGCACCGCGACGAACTGGCCAACAACAAGACCGTGTTCGAAGACGTCACCGGCGGTGCCGACATGCTGTCGGTCGGCCGTTTCGAAATGCCGTCGCGCGCTTATCTCGGCCGCTTCAACTTCAAGGGTTCGGACCAGCAAAAGGTCGTCGGCAACCTGTCCGGTGGCGAACGCGGCCGCCTGCACCTCGCGAAGACCCTGCTGCAAGGCGGCAACGTCCTGCTGCTGGACGAACCGTCGAACGACCTCGACGTGGAAACCCTGCGCGCGCTGGAAGACGCCCTGCTGGAATTTGCCGGCAGCGTGATGGTGATCTCGCACGATCGCTGGTTCCTCGACCGTATCGCCACCCACATCCTGGCCTTCGAAGGCAACTCGCAAGTGACCTTCTTCGATGGTAATTACCAGGAATACGAAGCGGACAAGAAGAAGCGCCTCGGTGAAGAAGGTGCCAAGCCGAAGCGGATTCGCTACAAGCCACTGACGACCTGA
- a CDS encoding transposase → MTDYRDNRVPGGTFFFTVRLLDRGSTLLTDHISAFGEAIRQARVRKPFHVDGWVVLPDHAHAMWTLPPGDHDCSSRWRAVKIAFSKALRKSLVAATPDGAIWARQYQEFRVSDDAEYAALIDYMHSNPVRHGLCPRACDWPWSSVHRFISAGLSVAREDSALVLPPWARVRPGGMGAAPAL, encoded by the coding sequence ATGACAGACTACCGCGACAACCGGGTCCCCGGCGGGACCTTTTTCTTCACGGTTCGCCTGCTGGACCGTGGCAGCACCCTGTTGACCGACCATATCTCCGCCTTCGGCGAGGCGATCCGCCAGGCGCGTGTCCGCAAACCTTTCCATGTCGATGGCTGGGTGGTATTGCCCGACCATGCCCATGCGATGTGGACACTGCCCCCGGGCGACCATGATTGCTCGAGCCGCTGGCGCGCCGTGAAAATCGCGTTCTCGAAGGCACTGCGCAAATCGCTGGTGGCGGCCACGCCGGATGGCGCGATCTGGGCACGCCAGTACCAGGAATTCCGGGTCAGCGACGACGCCGAATATGCGGCACTGATCGACTACATGCACAGCAATCCCGTGCGCCACGGCCTGTGCCCGCGTGCCTGCGACTGGCCGTGGTCGTCGGTGCACCGCTTCATTTCGGCAGGATTGAGCGTGGCGAGGGAAGACAGCGCGCTGGTGCTGCCGCCGTGGGCGCGGGTGCGGCCGGGTGGAATGGGTGCCGCGCCGGCGCTTTGA
- a CDS encoding porin family protein: MKKLIFALIASTAVMTAAQAQSTTSPRAYVGVGVASADHDYRISGVDVDSDGYKASGKLFGGVELNQTFGVEAGYTDFRKSHANYSVNGVGGTVESEGYGTYLAGKATMPINEQASVYGKLGVTHTKAKLRENSLGLSGSESDNGVYAGVGVQYNLNQQVSLLAEYERYGKKKDFGAKPDVLTIGAKYSF, encoded by the coding sequence ATGAAAAAGCTCATCTTTGCACTGATCGCAAGTACCGCCGTCATGACCGCCGCCCAGGCCCAGAGCACCACTTCCCCACGTGCTTACGTTGGTGTCGGCGTGGCCAGCGCTGACCACGACTACCGTATTTCCGGCGTCGATGTCGACAGCGATGGCTACAAGGCATCGGGAAAACTGTTCGGCGGCGTCGAGCTGAACCAGACCTTCGGCGTCGAAGCCGGCTACACCGACTTCCGCAAATCGCATGCCAACTACAGTGTGAACGGCGTGGGCGGCACCGTCGAGTCTGAAGGCTACGGCACCTACCTGGCCGGCAAGGCCACCATGCCGATCAACGAACAGGCTTCGGTCTATGGCAAGCTGGGCGTAACCCACACCAAGGCCAAGCTGCGCGAGAACAGCCTGGGCCTGTCGGGCAGCGAAAGCGATAACGGCGTGTATGCCGGCGTTGGCGTGCAGTACAACCTGAACCAGCAGGTGTCGCTCCTCGCCGAGTACGAGCGCTATGGCAAGAAGAAGGACTTCGGTGCCAAGCCTGACGTCCTGACCATCGGCGCGAAATACAGCTTCTGA
- a CDS encoding alpha-ketoglutarate-dependent dioxygenase AlkB: MTPIPIEDGELAWLAQLPLPYTNAEVLARLIAETPWRAESVFVYGKQHLQPRLVAWYGDASYTYSGLRLEPLPWTPLLATIRDAVQDVCGHRFNSVLLNRYRNERDSMGMHSDDEPELGPDPIIASLSFGASRRFILRHKRNKRSLPLDLHDGSLLLMRGQTQQHWVHGIHKSTRPMGERVNLTFRYIV; the protein is encoded by the coding sequence TTGACGCCGATTCCGATCGAAGACGGCGAACTGGCCTGGCTGGCGCAGCTGCCGCTGCCGTACACCAACGCCGAAGTGCTGGCGCGCCTGATCGCCGAGACGCCCTGGCGCGCCGAGTCGGTGTTCGTCTACGGCAAGCAGCACTTGCAGCCGCGCCTGGTGGCCTGGTATGGGGACGCCAGTTACACCTATTCCGGCCTGCGCCTGGAGCCCTTGCCATGGACGCCCTTGCTGGCGACGATCCGCGACGCGGTGCAGGACGTGTGCGGCCACCGCTTCAACAGCGTGCTGCTGAACCGCTATCGTAACGAGCGCGACAGCATGGGCATGCACAGCGACGACGAGCCGGAGCTGGGTCCGGACCCCATCATCGCTTCCCTGAGTTTCGGCGCTTCACGCCGCTTCATACTGCGGCATAAACGCAACAAACGCTCGCTTCCGCTCGATCTGCACGACGGCAGCCTCCTGCTCATGCGTGGCCAAACCCAGCAGCACTGGGTCCATGGCATCCACAAGTCGACTCGCCCCATGGGAGAGCGGGTCAATCTAACCTTTCGCTACATCGTGTAA
- a CDS encoding molybdopterin-dependent oxidoreductase yields the protein MGAIREEELSHEETSLPGAALAASALPVGLPAAAAVTRSAGPALLTITGAITRPNRGALDPALDQMMAKHKLAFTSAHALDFASLLRLPAHSIHPTLEYDGKAHALRGPLLLDVLALAGATMKSTTRLTLRAVDGYAAAIGAEEAHAWRFIVATHLDGQPMALGGLGPLWAVFDAGHVPETASLPLAQRFGSCPWALYHIDVQN from the coding sequence ATGGGGGCAATCCGCGAAGAGGAATTGTCGCATGAAGAAACGAGCCTTCCGGGCGCCGCACTGGCCGCCTCCGCCCTGCCCGTCGGCCTGCCCGCCGCTGCCGCCGTGACACGCAGCGCCGGCCCCGCCCTGTTGACGATCACCGGCGCCATCACGCGGCCGAACCGGGGCGCGCTCGATCCGGCGCTGGACCAGATGATGGCCAAGCACAAGCTGGCGTTTACCAGCGCCCATGCGCTCGACTTTGCCAGCCTGCTGCGCCTGCCTGCGCACAGCATCCATCCGACCCTCGAATACGACGGCAAAGCGCACGCTTTGCGCGGGCCGCTGCTGCTGGACGTGCTGGCACTGGCCGGTGCCACAATGAAAAGCACGACGCGTCTGACCCTGCGTGCGGTGGATGGCTATGCGGCGGCTATTGGCGCCGAGGAAGCCCATGCGTGGCGCTTCATCGTTGCTACCCACCTCGATGGGCAGCCGATGGCGCTGGGAGGATTGGGGCCGCTATGGGCGGTGTTCGATGCCGGCCACGTGCCGGAAACAGCGTCACTGCCGCTGGCACAGCGATTCGGCTCCTGTCCCTGGGCGCTGTATCACATCGACGTACAGAACTGA
- a CDS encoding MAPEG family protein yields MVWTAWASLAALGVYFWTGVMAGLARVRHKVLAPSMDGPLPFQSAQRVQANTLEQLPLVLVPLWLCAWYLGDLWAAAGGLLWCLGRVLYALGYYRDPARRETGFVLGMVASALLICGTVVGLLMH; encoded by the coding sequence ATGGTTTGGACAGCGTGGGCCAGCCTGGCCGCCCTTGGCGTGTATTTCTGGACCGGCGTGATGGCCGGCCTGGCGCGCGTGCGCCACAAGGTATTGGCGCCATCGATGGACGGGCCGCTGCCTTTCCAGAGCGCGCAGCGGGTACAGGCAAATACCCTGGAGCAGTTGCCCCTGGTCTTAGTACCCCTGTGGCTGTGCGCCTGGTACCTGGGCGACCTGTGGGCAGCCGCCGGTGGACTGCTGTGGTGCCTCGGCCGCGTACTGTATGCGCTGGGCTATTACCGCGACCCGGCGCGCCGCGAAACCGGTTTTGTGCTTGGCATGGTGGCAAGTGCGTTGCTTATTTGCGGCACTGTCGTTGGTTTATTGATGCATTAG
- a CDS encoding DUF2520 domain-containing protein, with the protein MNLLRPAFEAIGARPVGIDAAAKTVYHAASVFASNYLVTVLDAALRAYAAAGIPEEVARELARPLASETPANVLRTGPAAALSGPVARGDFATVARQHEALAAWDAPTAQLYDALVDATTLLAARKRRGEA; encoded by the coding sequence TTGAACCTGCTGCGGCCGGCCTTCGAGGCGATCGGCGCGCGCCCCGTCGGCATCGATGCCGCTGCCAAGACCGTGTACCACGCGGCGTCGGTATTCGCGTCGAACTACCTGGTCACGGTGCTCGACGCGGCCCTGCGCGCCTATGCCGCAGCGGGTATTCCCGAGGAGGTGGCACGCGAACTGGCACGACCGCTGGCGAGCGAAACCCCGGCCAATGTACTGCGCACGGGGCCGGCCGCGGCGCTGAGCGGTCCGGTGGCGCGTGGCGACTTTGCCACCGTGGCGCGCCAGCACGAAGCGCTGGCCGCCTGGGATGCCCCAACCGCGCAGCTCTACGATGCCCTGGTTGACGCCACGACCCTGCTGGCCGCACGCAAGCGCCGTGGCGAGGCCTGA
- a CDS encoding DUF924 family protein: MLAQDVLDFWFLPRSDPGYGKARPEWFRKDPAFDAVVAGRFGALIAQAVAGGLREWDLEGPEGRLARIPVLDQFTRNAHRDTPLAFAGDTLALAAARQLVDSGADRQLEPQARAFAYMPFEHAEDARMQECAVELFGQLAREHEGFVEMLDYAHRHRGVIARFGRFPHRNPILGRASTPDELQYRASPAPGSDGGSAQYRRRRSRRPRAWPPVCRCRRVRRPGRADALPDQCRGGGALHRRRPRAGPKR; the protein is encoded by the coding sequence ATGCTGGCTCAGGACGTACTCGATTTCTGGTTCCTGCCGCGCTCCGATCCGGGCTACGGCAAGGCGCGCCCTGAATGGTTTCGCAAGGATCCCGCCTTCGACGCAGTTGTGGCCGGGCGTTTCGGCGCCCTGATCGCCCAGGCGGTCGCCGGCGGCCTGCGCGAATGGGACCTGGAAGGGCCGGAAGGCAGGCTGGCGCGCATCCCGGTGCTCGACCAGTTCACCCGCAACGCCCACCGCGACACGCCGCTGGCCTTTGCCGGCGACACGCTGGCGCTGGCGGCCGCGCGCCAGCTGGTCGACAGCGGCGCCGATCGCCAGCTCGAGCCACAGGCCCGCGCCTTTGCCTACATGCCTTTCGAGCACGCCGAAGACGCGCGCATGCAGGAGTGCGCGGTCGAGCTGTTCGGCCAGCTGGCGCGCGAGCACGAAGGGTTTGTCGAGATGCTCGACTACGCGCACCGCCACCGCGGCGTGATCGCCCGCTTCGGCCGCTTCCCGCACCGTAATCCCATCCTCGGCCGCGCCTCCACGCCGGACGAGCTGCAGTACCGGGCCAGCCCGGCGCCGGGTTCTGATGGCGGTAGCGCTCAATATCGTCGGCGCCGGTCACGTCGGCCGCGTGCTTGGCCGCCTGTTTGCCGATGCCGGCGTGTTCGCCGTCCAGGACGTGCTGACGCGCTCCCAGACCAGTGCCGAGGAGGCGGTGCGCTTCATCGGCGCCGGCCGCGTGCCGGCCCGAAGCGCTGA